ATCTTTACATTAAGTCGGATCAGAATCTCCATTACGATGTTTCCGCAGTGATAGGTATTGTCGGCGATGTTGTCGGTTATGTTTCGGTCAGTATGCCAGAAGGTCTTGCAATGCAGGTCGCCTCTATCTTCCTTATGGAAGAGAAAGAAGAGGTCGACACTGATGTTGGCGACGCCATAGGTGAGCTCATTAATATGATCGCAGGCAGTACAAAAAAGATTTTTACCGATAAAGGTAAGAAATTCAGTATATCTGTTCCTAACGTAATCACCGGACGGGGGCACACAATTCAGCGTCCGACACATATTATATGCGTCGGGGTCAAATTCACTCTTGATGATCAATCATTTGTAATTGAAATTGCTTTGAAAGAAAAGAAATAAGGGCTATTATTAACTGTGGAGTTAAGTGACACGGCTCCATAAATATATTCTTTTTTCCAATTAAGGGGGAAGAAATGAATCCTTCAAACTTTTCATGTATAACCAAATCTGATTTTGGTGAGTATAACTATGACCTGATATCAGAAAAGCACAGCAGAATATTCGGAAAATACAAGCAGGAGAATGAAGTCCTTTTTGATTTCAGCGGGCTTGTGATCGGGCATATTCCTCTCCATATGATCAAATTCCTTTCAGACGAAGACCTTGAAAATTTTATCAAATACTTATTTGATGTGCTAAACGGCAGACGCAAAAAAAAGGCTTATATCAAACCTGACAACCTTGAGGCAGCGGATTTTCTTATAGGTAATTTCAGCCTTATATCTGCTGTTACTGATGACCGTCCTTTTATATACGACAGTATATGGGGCTATCTTCAGGAACGTGACTATAAAAACCTTTTTATTCTTCACCCGATATTTAATGTTGAGCGTGACAGCAAAGGGAACGTGGTTAAAGTATCTGAGACCTCTATAGGCTCAAGGAACGAATCATTTGTAATGGTATTTCTTGAGAATAAAGAGGGAAACATCCTTAAAGACATCGCAAAGGACATTCAGGAAATATACGAACACACTATTGTTGCTGTTGATGATTTTCATAAAATAACTGAGCTGCTTCATAATTTGTCTACAGAGTACCGCTCAAGTTCTATAGATGTTTCACGTTTCATACACTGGCTGCTTCAGGATAACTTTATCTTTCAGGGGGCACGTGTAATTGATATAGATCAGGAAGATAAATGCTCAACTTGCAACAAACTGGGAGTTTTCAGACTCGACTCTTCCGAGCCTGACTACGCATCTATCAGGTCATACATAGAAAATGATAAATTTAATTTTGTTGAAGGCTATCCTGTCGTTGTGGATAAGGCTTTACGCCGTTCACGTATGAAAGAGAGGGGCTACCTTAACAGGATACTTTTTCTGGACAAGAGTTCCGGTTTTACCCGTGTGATATGCATTCTCGGGCTTTTTTCACGTAAAGGGCGACATACGCTGCCTTATGATATTCCTATAATTAAAGAGAAAGTGAAAGAAACGCTGAACCATTTTAACTTTGTGCATGGTTCGCACGATTACAAGTGGATCCGCGATCTTATTAATACATTTCCGAAAGTTGAACTGTTTAATTTTACGAAACAGCTGATGATCAAAATGCTGGAGCTTATTATTTCTATGCAGGGGACTAATCAGGTTCGGATATGTTATATGGATTTCCGCCCGCTGAGCAATCTTTTCTTCTTTGTGGCTCTGCCGGAAGACAGGTTTTCATACGAGCTTGTGAAAGAGATTGAAACATACCTTATGCAGCAGTTTGATGCCAGCGTTCTGGATGTATCAGTTCGTCAGGACGAGCACAAAAGGTATTTTCTGCATTTCCATCTATATGTGAAAAATATCGAAGTGCTTGAAAATATAGACGAAGGAAAGGTTAAAGGCGGCATTTATAATATGATGCGCACATGGGACTCTAACCTTTATGATGTTATACGTGAAAGGCTTGGCGGTTCTGAAGTTGATACTGTTTATCATAAGTATGTAAGCATGTTCAGTGAAACATATATAGCAAGAAACAGTGCGGAAGCGTCATTCGGCGATATTAAAATTCTGGAGAATCTTGAAGGGGTTCGTTCCAGACTCTATACAGATAACGGTACAGCCGTACTTAAAATTTATTCCGGAGCAAGATACCTCCTCACAGAGCTGATGCCTATACTGGACAACATTGGCTTGAAAGTTTACGAGGAAGATACTTATAAGCTTGTTTACGGAGATGAGAAACATTATGTCAATGCAGTATATTTTGCTGATATTGATGATCCAGAAGCTTTCTGTGCTGAGTACGGTACAATAATCCCTGAACTGATAAGCAAGATTCTGACAGGTTCTGTAGAAAGTGATAAACTAAATGGTCTTTCCATGAGCGAAAAATTAACTTACAGGCAGATCGGGCTGTTACGCGGACTCAGAAATTTCATACGTCAGATAGAGAGCAGTTTTACACTGAAAACGCTGAACAACTCACTTATACATAACTCTGGTGTGGCAAAATTGCTGGTTCAGCTTTTTGAAGAAAAATATAATCCTGCAAATAAGAAACCTAACATAGAGCCTATTTCCGATAAAATTATGGAAGGGATAGATAGTGTTATGTCTGTTGCGGAAGATAAAGCTCTGCGGTATTACCTGTGGGTGCTTGGAGGCATTGTCCGTACAAACTACTTCCGTCTGCCGGAACGCGAGTATATGTCCTTTAAAATAGCTTCCAAAACTCTTGACATAATACATGAGCCGAGACCTATGTTTGAGATATTCGTTCACTCTGCTCAGATGGACGGCATACATCTGCGGGGTGGTAAAGTTGCAAGAGGTGGACTGCGGTTCTCCGACAGAATTGACGATTATCGTACAGAAGTGCTTGGGCTTGTTAAAGCTCAGATGGTCAAAAACGCAGTCATTGTCCCTGTCGGATCCAAAGGCGGTTTTATCGTGAAGCACAGGCTTGCTGACAAAGCTGCTGACAAAGAAAATGTTATTAAACAATATAAAAATTATATAAAGGCATTGCTGGACATCACCGACAACTATGTTAATTCAAAAGTTGTTCACCCTGACAGGGTTAAGATATATGACCAGCCTGATCCTTACCTTGTCGTGGCTGCCGACAAAGGCACTGCTACATTCAGCGACCTTGCAAATTCAGTTTCTGTGGAGCGTGGATTCTGGCTTGGTGATGCTTTTGCATCAGGAGGCAG
This window of the Denitrovibrio acetiphilus DSM 12809 genome carries:
- a CDS encoding chemotaxis protein CheX gives rise to the protein MKAEYVNPFISSTINVFETMTGLCPVKGDLYIKSDQNLHYDVSAVIGIVGDVVGYVSVSMPEGLAMQVASIFLMEEKEEVDTDVGDAIGELINMIAGSTKKIFTDKGKKFSISVPNVITGRGHTIQRPTHIICVGVKFTLDDQSFVIEIALKEKK
- a CDS encoding NAD-glutamate dehydrogenase domain-containing protein yields the protein MNPSNFSCITKSDFGEYNYDLISEKHSRIFGKYKQENEVLFDFSGLVIGHIPLHMIKFLSDEDLENFIKYLFDVLNGRRKKKAYIKPDNLEAADFLIGNFSLISAVTDDRPFIYDSIWGYLQERDYKNLFILHPIFNVERDSKGNVVKVSETSIGSRNESFVMVFLENKEGNILKDIAKDIQEIYEHTIVAVDDFHKITELLHNLSTEYRSSSIDVSRFIHWLLQDNFIFQGARVIDIDQEDKCSTCNKLGVFRLDSSEPDYASIRSYIENDKFNFVEGYPVVVDKALRRSRMKERGYLNRILFLDKSSGFTRVICILGLFSRKGRHTLPYDIPIIKEKVKETLNHFNFVHGSHDYKWIRDLINTFPKVELFNFTKQLMIKMLELIISMQGTNQVRICYMDFRPLSNLFFFVALPEDRFSYELVKEIETYLMQQFDASVLDVSVRQDEHKRYFLHFHLYVKNIEVLENIDEGKVKGGIYNMMRTWDSNLYDVIRERLGGSEVDTVYHKYVSMFSETYIARNSAEASFGDIKILENLEGVRSRLYTDNGTAVLKIYSGARYLLTELMPILDNIGLKVYEEDTYKLVYGDEKHYVNAVYFADIDDPEAFCAEYGTIIPELISKILTGSVESDKLNGLSMSEKLTYRQIGLLRGLRNFIRQIESSFTLKTLNNSLIHNSGVAKLLVQLFEEKYNPANKKPNIEPISDKIMEGIDSVMSVAEDKALRYYLWVLGGIVRTNYFRLPEREYMSFKIASKTLDIIHEPRPMFEIFVHSAQMDGIHLRGGKVARGGLRFSDRIDDYRTEVLGLVKAQMVKNAVIVPVGSKGGFIVKHRLADKAADKENVIKQYKNYIKALLDITDNYVNSKVVHPDRVKIYDQPDPYLVVAADKGTATFSDLANSVSVERGFWLGDAFASGGSTGYDHKKVAITAKGAWESVKRHFREMGKDIQTVPFTVVGIGDMAGDVFGNGMLLSRQIKLQAAFNHMHIFIDPDPDPESSFKERQRLFKLATAATWKDYDTSLISEGGGIFDRSAKKITLNKQMKQMLNCDKSVVTGEELIHLILLMKAELLWNGGIGTYIKASTETNAQVGDPANDNLRIDASECNFMVIGEGGNLGITQRARIELDINGVKVNTDALDNSAGVDMSDHEVNLKIMFDKLLAAKLIESVPARNKYIEKLTKAVEQHVLSDNYHQSMVVSCGAMRYSENPVVYRELARYLRDIGLLDFGIENIEFVSQDRAPTRPELCVLLAYSKIFLYNSIEADLDIEHELVKREYMNYYPLDTQQRFGEKLFEHSLRREIAATVVVNRLTNQAGATFFYELYKNNNVSFTKLAESYLVAEDVLNCIPLRQELEKLDNKAEANAIYVALIEIEKTLKVATAWFLEEANRQLIKDNKEIFEKVVAAIPRYISADMKEKYDEMVTSLTDRGIPQKLAKAVCNIRYSKSAFDIFDLAVKNGSDVKDVLYCYYDAGYKLGINELTTGMKNVKIRDEWERVNLESILIRVKLIQKDITAHACCSERKWLDKLISSEPKFFENYRNFLATVRDGEIDSLVPYNVVLDMFHNLIRKVDSQ